The Sporichthya brevicatena sequence AACTGATCGTCAGTTCCCCGGACTGGTAAGGCTTACTGCACTCAAGCAGATATGCAGAACATGTGTTCGAATCCGGGTAGAATCGTGGTATGTCCGCAGGGGTGGGGACGACGCATCCGCGCTCGACCCTGCACTGGAGATGACATCTCCAATGCAGGGTGAGTGCGATTACTGGATGAGGTCGAAGATCTTGAAGATCGGGAGGTAGAGGGCGACGATCATCGACCCGACGACGGTGCCGAGGAAGGCGATCATCAGCGGTTCGATGAGGGCGGTCAGAGACTCGGTGGTCGCCTCGACCTCCTGGTCGTAGAACTCGCCGATCTTGCCGAGCATGTCGTCGAGGGCGCCGGTCTCCTCACCGGAGGCCATCATGTGCACGACCATCGACGGGAAGACCTCGTGCTCGGCGAGCGGGCCGGAGATGGACTCACCGGACTTCACGGAGTCCTTGACCTGCTCCAGGGCGCGACTGATGACGACGTTGCCGCTGGAGTCCCCGGTGATCTCGAGGGCGGTGAGGATCGGGACGCCGGACTTGAGCAGCGTGCTCAGGGTCCGCGCGAACCGCGCCAGCGCCACCTTCTGGAAGAGCTTGCCGAAGACCGGGAGGCGGAGCTTGAGCGGGTCGACGACGTTGCGCACCTGCTCGGTCTGGCCGTACTTGCGCCACGCCCACAGGCCGGCGCCGGTCAGGATCGCCAGCAGCGGAGCGAGGTACTTCATCCACTCCGACAGCGTCACCAGGATCCGCGTCGGCAACGGCAGCGTGCCGCCGAGCGTGGCGAACATGTCCCGGAAGATCGGGACGACGAACAGCAGCATGCCGATGACCATGAGGATGGCCAGGATCAGGACGACGACCGGGTAGGTCATCGCGGCCTTGATCTTGCCGCGGAGCTTGACCTCGGCCTCGAAGTTGTCGGCGATCTGACGCATGCTCTGGTCGAGGAACCCGCCGGCCTCGCCGGCGCGGACCATGCTGACCATCAGCGGGGGGAACACCTTGGGGTGCTTCGCGAACGCCGCGGAGATCGAG is a genomic window containing:
- a CDS encoding type II secretion system F family protein; translation: MAATQYAYKVKDNRGKLVEGKVEADSESAVADKLRSMGYRPLEIKQANTGLDREIRLFGRERVKLKDLAVFSRQFATMINAGLSMLRTLTILSEQSENGELKRVLRLVKTDVEAGSSISAAFAKHPKVFPPLMVSMVRAGEAGGFLDQSMRQIADNFEAEVKLRGKIKAAMTYPVVVLILAILMVIGMLLFVVPIFRDMFATLGGTLPLPTRILVTLSEWMKYLAPLLAILTGAGLWAWRKYGQTEQVRNVVDPLKLRLPVFGKLFQKVALARFARTLSTLLKSGVPILTALEITGDSSGNVVISRALEQVKDSVKSGESISGPLAEHEVFPSMVVHMMASGEETGALDDMLGKIGEFYDQEVEATTESLTALIEPLMIAFLGTVVGSMIVALYLPIFKIFDLIQ